From Aedes albopictus strain Foshan chromosome 1, AalbF5, whole genome shotgun sequence, one genomic window encodes:
- the LOC109423063 gene encoding DNA primase large subunit codes for MEFSRRSRLRPEAQFGMDSVLDWLIPHNVALYAIPPMVDLSITELQSLALERLKVLRILEQATNKNLKLSSDEGRETVFNEMNHAGLKHYVRLCQGNHSKDQDLAARRKDYLSHFILRFAYCGTEELRRWFITREMELFRLKFAGLSPQDVKDFVMKYEMGYLPLTAEQKSEIKDGLYDSTIYHSVMQIESMDFYKVRFTDVLDLVRGRRCYLRAGFAYVCASDFVSIIANKHQQLLEDGLQAHLRLLPEVENDERFAMILKELHTSYTGKDYRVSKTGQIPIESLDQLSKKSYPLCMRYCHDTLRSKHHMKHGGRMQYGLFLKAIGVTMEDSLRFWREEFTRGTVTLEKFEKEHAYNIRHNYGKEGSRINYAAYNCMKIITTNVSPQDTHGCPFKIWEPSVLKTKLSAFGLSAAHAEEVVGFASRGHYQIACGKYFEISHNTKLEEGITHPNQYFDLSQITVGARAPKVKPQNQNRRTFGSQDTSMASVRSTQQDTTTMNADDDTELWELMESNEKEAKEGIKHESLLLKQPEPAGNTQAKKPTSEWGDDEDFDVSQVEMDQN; via the exons ATGGAATTCTCCCGCCGCAGCCGGCTCAGACCGGAAGCCCAATTTGGGATGGATTCGGTGCTGGATTGGCTCATTCCACACAACGTAGCACTGTACGCGATTCCACCGATGGTCGATCTGTCCATCACGGAGCTACAGTCGCTGGCCCTGGAGCGGCTGAAGGTGCTTCGCATACTGGAGCAGGCGACCAACAAGAACCTGAAACTGTCGTCCGACGAGGGACGGGAAACCGTGTTCAACGAGATGAATCACGCCGGATTGAAGCACTACGTAAGGCTGTGCCAGGGTAACCACTCGAAAGACCAGGACCTGGCGGCCAGGCGAAAGGATTATCTGTCGCATTTCATTCTGCGGTTTGCCTACTGCGGCACGGAGGAATTGAGACG GTGGTTCATCACCAGAGAAATGGAACTGTTTCGTTTGAAGTTTGCCGGTCTCTCGCCGCAAGATGTGAAGGATTTCGTTATGAAGTACGAAATGGGCTACTTGCCACTGACCGCGGAGCAGAAAAGCGAAATCAAGGATGGCCTTTACGACAGTACCATCTATCACAGCGTCATGCAGATCGAATCGATGGATTTCTACAAAGTGCGATTTACGGACGTTCTGGATTTGGTTCGGGGTCGTAGGTGCTATCTGAGGGCAGGTTTCGCCTATGTATGCGCCAGTGACTTCGTTTCGATTATCGCCAATAAACATCAGCAGCTGTTGGAAGACGGCTTGCAGGCGCATCTGAGGCTACTACCTGAGGTTGAGAACGACGAGAGATTCGCGATGATATTGAAGGAACTGCACACTTCGTATACGGGCAAAGATTACAGAGTATCCAAAACGGGCCAGATTCCGATCGAAAGTCTGGATCAGCTATCGAAGAAATCCTACCCGCTGTGTATGCGCTATTGCCATGATACACTTCGATCGAAGCACCATATGAAGCACGGCGGGCGTATGCAGTATGGCTTGTTCCTGAAAGCCATCGGAGTGACCATGGAAGATTCGTTGCGCTTTTGGCGAGAGGAATTCACTCGAGGAACTGTAACGTTGGAAAAATTCGAGAAGGAACACGCGTATAACATCAGGCACAACTACGGAAAGGAAGGCTCCCGGATCAATTACGCTGCCTACAACTGTATGAAGATTATAACGACGAACGTGTCACCTCAGGACACACACGGATGTCCGTTCAAGATCTGGGAACCGTCGGTGTTGAAAACGAAGCTGAGCGCCTTCGGTTTGAGCGCGGCTCACGCGGAGGAAGTGGTCGGCTTTGCGAGTCGAGGTCATTACCAGATAGCCTGCGGGAAGTATTTCGAAATTTCCCACAACACCAAGCTGGAAGAAGGCATCACCCATCCCAATCAGTACTTCGACCTCAGTCAGATCACAGTGGGTGCGCGGGCGCCCAAGGTCAAACCCCAGAACCAAAATCGTCGTACGTTCGGCAGCCAGGACACGTCCATGGCGAGCGTTCGGAGTACCCAACAGGACACGACCACGATGAACGCAGATGACGACACCGAACTGTGGGAGCTGATGGAAAGCAACGAGAAGGAAGCCAAGGAGGGAATCAAACACGAGAGCCTACTGTTGAAGCAGCCGGAGCCGGCTGGTAATACGCAGGCGAAAAAACCAACGTCCGAATGGGGCGATGATGAGGATTTCGACGTTTCTCAGGTTGAAATGGATCAGAACTGA